The following nucleotide sequence is from Coffea eugenioides isolate CCC68of chromosome 10, Ceug_1.0, whole genome shotgun sequence.
AAAGGTTGGAAAGGCAACCATTTAGACCCTTATCCTTCAAACTTGGTTATTTTCTAGAGCATGCTACCCCTACATGTTTTTGACATATCAGGAAGAACAAGATTTGTTGCAAAGCCAATGGTAAAACCAAAAGGGCTTACTATTTGCACAAGTTTCTCACGTTCGTTCTTGTGACAATTTATCAGCCGTATAACTTGGAGTGATAAAGGCAGTTTATGCTTCAACATAGAAAGACTGGAATTTGAAGTTTGACTGCTGTCTAAAGAACATGAATTCTTCATAAGAATCAAAAGATACTACATGCTAATTTAAAGGCTGCAATTTGCAACCTTTTTTGCTATGGCTATACATTTACCCTCTATTCATGACGGAAACATGACAAGATGAAGTTTTTACTCATCATCCTCGCCTTCTTTAGGATGGCATCAAGAaggacaaaattaattacatgGGGATGATGAATAAAATTTCTGTTTCTACATATGGCCTACTACATACTGCGCTTGAGATTAACTAGAGTTTCCTGCCACTAATTTACAAACTTTTGAAGGTTAATCACCATCACTGTTATATCATCCACACCACCTCGGCTGGTAGACATAGCTATAAGCTCCTTACAGGACTCCAATGAATCCTTCTTACTTGATACCACATCAACTGCCTCCTGATCACCTACCTGCAGTTTCAATTAAAAAGAATAGTCGTTCAGTTTATGATCATTACTAATAATAATGGCTAATTAAATATGGgaaaagttgaaagaaaaatgacagAAAACCAGTGCAACAGGGGCTTGACCAGGTGTATACCTTATCCCACAATCCATCAGAAGCCATGATCAGAAAATCACAGTCATAAGTTAAAGGAAGTTGCAAAATATCCGGTTCAGAAATGACATGATCTTTCAAGTAAAGGTCACCAAATGCCCTGGAAACTGCAAGGGTTCCATTCACTCTCCAAACACCATTTCGACAATGCAAAAGACCACCCTGCAAAATTGACCAATGGGATACATGCTTAACATCAACTTAACTTATAGGATGGGATTTGGGACTGAATCAAGCTAAAACAAGAAATTGGTCAATATAGTTAATTTACTTACCGATTTTTCGATGCGAATACGCTCATCCTCCCTGGTGAGGCGATGATCTTTAGTCAATGCAGTAGCTACTCCTTTTCTACTAAGGATTACTTTACAATCGCCTACATTTGCTACGTGCAGTTCTCCATCCTTGACCAGGACGCTAGCTGCACAAGCTCCACCATTCACCTTCTGCAACCAATTCAAGCAATAATGTCTGATTGAGCAACTTTATTTAAATCCAACAAGAAATTACTAAATTATTTGGTAAGACCAATTCGCACAATGTAATTTGGTGATAGTATATAACAAAAACATTAGTTAAGGATGAGTGTCGAGCACAACAAACTAATGTACAATATTATGTTGAACCCTTGTATTAAATtcagtaaaataaaaaatttgttgGTAATCTTGATTTAAATAGTCTGGCCAGCAGCCAAAATACATGCATTGTATAGCATAAGGCAACTTGACATCGAGGAAAACAAAATTGGCAGTTCTAACTTCTAACAGTAGAAGATAAAAGAAAGAGGGAGAAGGAAATAGTCAAAGAGTCATAAATCTGAAAAGTTAATTTGGAAAAGAAACGTGACAACGAGTTGCTATCAATACCACATTCCTGTTTTCTCCTTCATAAAGATGCATGGGAAAGTAAAATAATTGAAGTCTGCAGGCACTTGCATGTGAGAATACGTGTAGACaaaaagtcaaaccaatttTATAAGGTTGATCAAGTTTAAATGCCTTTGTTTAGAAGTAATGGTAGTCTACCCGATTAAGGAATTGCTCATCCGTGACCGAGTAACCTTTGCGTACTGCTGCTTCAATCCTGTTTCCATCATTTCCCAACAACTGTATCTCATTCATTATGTTCCTTCCGAGATTTTCAGCTACAAAATCAGCTGCAGCTCGGCCTCCATGCCCATCAATCACCACAAAAAATGCctaaaacaagaaaagatcatCTCATTAAAAAATTGTGAGCTATAAGAACATCATATCTCAattatattattataaaaaCAATCCTTATTGAAAAATTGAATCTAACTTTGCCTGAGAAAATGTTAAAGAAAAGTGTCTTTTTTaagcagaaaaaaaaatgcattttttttgggtaggtAAAAATACTGCACATTTGTATGCAGTAGAAGATATTCAATATGTTAACGAAAATGGATCATGAACTTACTTGTTTAGGGTTGCCTGAAATATCTAGCATGACACCATGCCCATCTTCCATTATTTCTCTCCTTCCTTTCTTACTAGCCATGGCAAAACCTTTTCCTTCCGTCTGAAATTCCTTCCTCTCCAAAATTTTCCCTACTTGACCGAAATCTGAAGCCGGGCAATATGCCGGTACAGTGAGCTGTGCAGGCCTCTTCTTTAACATTGTAGATTGCTTTTTCTCGAAGGGGTTCTTAATAGCACTACTTTTCACAACAGCTGGATCTTCCAAGGTCACCGAACCATGATTTTCACTGGGGGAGAGATACTCTTCGCATGCTTCATGAATTGGCTTATTGATTTCTGGTACAGCCAATTGATGCGGACCATGATCGCTAGATTTCTTTTTTCGATCAAGTTCTTGATCCTTAATTTTGTTACCGATGATCTTCTGTCTCTTTGAGCCTCCAAATTGCTTGAAAGATGCCCCTTTTTCGACGAAGAATGAGCTGAGCCATGTTGCTGGAGGAGTGCCAGAAGAAGATTGTTTTGATGCTGCAGCCGAGGTTATGGCCATGGCCATGCAAATGCTTTTCCTGAGGCGTCGGAGGAAGATTAAACCTAGCGAGATTACTGAAACTCGTagaaaaaattcaccaaatgcTATCATTTTCCAATTGGGATTTTGCTATTCATACAATCTTTGCAAAACTCGTACCACAAAATTGATGAAGTCGATCGATGAAATAATTAATCAACAGAGGTGGTAGTTTTCCTTGTTTTTGTCGTTGatgatgaatgaatgaatgaaataatgCAAGAACGAAAATGAATGTGGGAATTGGCCAGGAGACGTGTTATATAGGAAGGCGGCAAAGAACAGTGATTTGATTTATGGTAATGAACTAATGATATGGTTTTAACGGGTCAAATATGAAAGAGACAAGATCTTATGCCCTCAGCAACCTTCTGGTTAACGAGTCAAAGGGTGGATAAATTGGAGGTGAAATATTCTATGGTTGTTGATGAGTTCAACGTAAGCATACGCAATGTCTTATGATTATAGTATTGTTTTGGGAAACCTTCAACGCCAGGGAAATGGTCCTTTCTACTACTATTTTTTGCACTTCTTAATTGTGCAGATACCTTTGGGAAAAGCCAAGCAAGTATATTTGATTTCCAGAGAGAAATAACCTGCCTTGAAAATGTCTTTACTCTCTGGAACAAACATTGATTTTATCATAAATGCTTGAGAatgagtctttttttttttattttgtaattttgggAAGTTTATAACTTGGATTGGCCGTTTATAACAAGAGTCTTTTTTGGATCAAGGACATATTTGACGGCCCGCTGCTGTTTCAGATCAAAAATAGCTATTAATTTGTCAATAGAGGATAATGGaaattggaattttttttaaagtaggGAAAGAGTAGATTTAAAAA
It contains:
- the LOC113750341 gene encoding probable protein phosphatase 2C 74, translating into MAITSAAASKQSSSGTPPATWLSSFFVEKGASFKQFGGSKRQKIIGNKIKDQELDRKKKSSDHGPHQLAVPEINKPIHEACEEYLSPSENHGSVTLEDPAVVKSSAIKNPFEKKQSTMLKKRPAQLTVPAYCPASDFGQVGKILERKEFQTEGKGFAMASKKGRREIMEDGHGVMLDISGNPKQAFFVVIDGHGGRAAADFVAENLGRNIMNEIQLLGNDGNRIEAAVRKGYSVTDEQFLNRKVNGGACAASVLVKDGELHVANVGDCKVILSRKGVATALTKDHRLTREDERIRIEKSGGLLHCRNGVWRVNGTLAVSRAFGDLYLKDHVISEPDILQLPLTYDCDFLIMASDGLWDKVGDQEAVDVVSSKKDSLESCKELIAMSTSRGGVDDITVMVINLQKFVN